The Flavobacterium sp. 102 genomic interval TTAACTAATTTTTATCGTCTTCCAATAACCAATTGATATCTTCAATTAATTTTTGAATGTCTTCTTTTTTGGTGCCGTCATAAAACCCACGAACACGTCTTTCGGCATCGACAAGGACAAAATTTTCGGTGTGAACCATATCGTATAGTTCATCGGGCTTGCCTAATTTAACAGCCAAATATGATTTTCGCGCCATACTGTAGATTTCTTTTTTGTCTCCGGTAACCAAGTTCCATTTAGAATCAACAACACCATGTTTTATGGCATATTTCTTCAAAACCGGAACACTGTCAATTTCAGGAGTTACACTGTGTGACAAGAGCATCACTTTTGGGTTATTCAAAAATGCTTTTTGAACATCAACCATATTTTTACTCATCACAGGACAAATAGAACCACAAGTAGTGAAGAAAAAATCGGCGACATATATTTTGCCTTCGTAGTCTTTTGGAGTAATTATTTTACCATTTTGATTGGTAAAAGAAAAGTCGGATATTTTATGGTATTTCTCTACAAATTGAACTGTGCTGTCAACCAATTCCGGATTTACATCGGCCGGATTGTATATAGGAAGTGTTTTACTTGGTTTTAAAACATTGTAAAAAAGCGAAACCGTTATGATAGAGAAGATGACAAAAGTGCCAATAAAGATTCGGTATTTTTTGAGAAAAGCAAGCATTATTTTTTTTTGACAAAAATACAAAAGCAAAACCAACGATTGTCGTTTTTGAGACTAATCAACACTTATAATTTTGTTAAAAGTGCATTTCTAAATTGAGAATCGATAAATTTGTGTAAACTAACAAAATTTCAATCTTTATGAAAAAGAAGACCATATCAAAAGCACTGCTTGCCACGGTATTATTGGCGGGTGTTTTGCAAATTAATGCACAGGAGAAAAAACCCGGAATCGACTTGTCTTTGATGGACAAATCGGTCAGACCAAATGATGATTTCTTCAATTTTGTTAATGGAACTTGGGTAAAAAATACTGAAATCCCGGCAGACAGAGTTCGTTGGGGTAGTTTTGATGAATTGCGTCAAAAAACAGATACCGATGCATTAGCCATTTTAGAAGAAGCTTCAAAAAATCCGGCATACAAATCAAATACCGATCAAGGGAAAGCCATCAATCTTTACAAATCGATTATGGATACCGTAGCTAGAAACAAAGCCGGAATTGCTCCGTTAAAACCTTATTTAGCCAAAATCAATGCCGTTAAAAACATAGCCGATCTGCAAAAGCTAATGGTTGAAATGGCACCTGAAGGCGGTATTGGATTCTTTGGCGTTGGTGTAGGAACCGATGCGAAAAACAGCAATAGAAATGTGGTGAATGTCGGTCCGGGTTCTTTAGGGCTGCCGGACAGAGATTATTATGTTTCCGAAGAAGCAGATTCTAAAGAAAAAAGAGCCAAATATGTAGCACACGTAACCAGAATGCTTCAACTTATTGGTGACAAACCGGATGTTGCTAAGAAAAATGCTGAGAAAATATTGGCTTTAGAAACCGCCATGTCTAAACCAAGATTAGACCGAGTAGAAAGAAGAGACCGAAGAAAAACGTATAACCCAATGACGGTAACCGATTTGCAAAAATTAACACCTTCTATCAATTGGGATGGCTATGTTACCGGAATCGGTTTGCCAAAAGTGGATTCTGTAATTGTGGCTCAACCAAGATACATGGAAGCTTTGCAAGGTATTTTTACCGAAAACAAAGTAGAAGATTGGAAAGCCTATATGCGTTGGACGTTGCTAAACGATGCGGCAAGTAAACTATCAACCACGATTGAAAAAGCCAATTGGGATTTTTACAGCAAAACATTAAGTGGCGCGGTAAAACAAAGACCGCTGAATGAAAGAGCGCTTCAAGTAATTAACGGAGCAACTGGTGAAGCTTTAGGGAAATTATATGTAGAAAAAATGTTTCCGGCTGAAGCCAAAATCAAAGCCGAAAAAATGATTAAAAATGTCATTAGAGCCTATGAAATCAGAATCAATAACTTGACTTGGATGTCACCAAAAACTAAATTAAGTGCTATCGAAAAGTTGAATAAAATGACCATTAAAATTGGCTATCCGGACAAATGGAAAGACTATTCGGCATTGACAGTGAAAAGTGTGGCTGAAGGCGGAACTTATTTTGACAATGCGATGAGTATTTCCAATTGGAACTTCAAAAGAAATATTGATAAATTAGGCAAACCGGTTGATAAAACCGAATGGGGAATGTCACCACAAACGGTAAATGCTTATTTTAATCCGTCTAATAATGAGATTGTATTTCCGGCGGCTATTTTACAACCCCCATTTTATGATTATAAAGCAGATGAAGCAGTTAATTATGGCGGAATTGGAGCAGTTATTGGTCATGAAATTTCACACGGATTTGACGATTCAGGATCAAGATATAATGCTGATGGGAATTTAGTAAATTGGTGGACAGACGAAGATTTGAAACAATTCACGGCTTTAGGGAATGCGTTGGCCGATCAGTATTCGGCTTTAGAACCGCTACCGGGAATCAAAGTGGACGGCAAATTTACTTTAGGGGAAAACATCGGAGATTTAGGCGGAATTAATGCAGCTTACGATGGTTTGCAATTGTATTTAAAAGAAAACGGCAATCCCGGATTGATTGACGGTTACACTCCGGAACAACGTTTGTTTATTTCATGGGCGACCATTTGGAGAAGCAAAATGCGTGACGAAGCCATTAAAAATCAAGTAAAAACCGATCCGCATTCACCGGGAATGTACCGAGCTTATGTGCCGTTGTTGAACTTGGAAACTTTCTACAAAGCGTTCGATATCAAACCGGGCGATGGCATGTATGTTGAACCGGATAAACGAGTAAAAATCTGGTAAGAATAAATCAAAAACCTCAAGAATAGCTTGAGGTTTTTTTTATTTTAATATAGTGACATTATTTAAATTGATAAGTTTTGATTTTGAAATTCGTAGCCTAAAATAACTTCAATTTTATCACTCAAAATAGTTTTCCCAACAGAAGGGTTACTTTCGTCAAATAAAGGCAATGGTAAATTAAGTCCCAATGCTTTTTTGGTATAATATTCTTTTCGTGTTGGATGAAAAGGACCAACGGCGTTAAAGGTTTCGCCAAAACAATTTTGCTCGATTATGTTTTCAATAATTCCAATGCAATCCACTTGATGAATCAAATTAATCGGCGCATCAGGATTTTTAAGGTTTTGCCTTCCGGCCAAAAGACGAATCGGATGTCGGTCTTTACCAATCAATCCGCCAAAACGAATGACTGTGGTTTTGAAGTTAGGATTACTTTGCAAAAGATTTTCAGCTTCCAATAATTGCTTCCCGCTTTCTGAATCGGGTTGTGGTTTTGTTTCTTCTGTAATAGTTGAATTGTCATCTGAATAAACCGAAGTTGAACTTACAAAAATCACTTTTTGTACACTATTTTTTTCTATAAATGGAATCAGACGCTCCATTTTGGCCACAAAATTTTCTGCAGTATTGCCTCTTAATTTAGGCGGAATATCAATGATTAAGATTTCTGAATTGGATAGAAATGAATCAATTTTACCGCTGATTTCGTTTTCGGATAACGCAATTTGGAAAGCGTCAATTCCGGTATTTTTCAATGTGGACATTTTTTCCAAAGAAGTCGTCGAACCTTTTACCGAAAATCCTTTTGATAATAAAGATTTTGCTAAAGGCAAACCCAACCAACCACAACCTAAAATACTAATTTTTTTCATTATCGTAAACTATCAACGGCAACGGTTAAACTATCTCTTTGAGTTGTTCTTCCAATCGGATAAGGTTTTGGATTGTCTTCTAAAACTGTTGAAGCTTTGACTTTTTGGCGAATAATTATAGCGTCATTTAAAACAAACGGTGTTGGCATCATCCAGTCTTTTCTTTTGGTAATCGTAAACAATGGATTGTTCATTAAATCAAACGAACTTTCCACCAAATTCAAATCCAGTTTTTGATTGGCTGCAATAGAAAATTCTAATTCTAATGGAAGATTATCAACTACATAATAACTTAGTAATTTCCCGCTGGATTTACTTGAAATATTGCTGCTAAAATCAATCGATTTTACGCCGTTGGCCTTAAAGTTATTGATGGTAATGTTATTGTTAGAGAAGATATCGTACCGATTTACTTTTCGGTTTGGCGTGATTTTGATTCGGTACAAACGTTGGTTGCCTTGTAAAGTATCACGCAGAAATTCAATAGTTGGTTTGGCGATGTTTTTGACTGGTGCTGTAGCCATGAAAGTATATTGTGAACCGTATTTGCTATACAGTTTATTGGTGTTTAAAATTGCTCCACTTTTCGGATTTTCGCCTAAATAGCTTTTCGTCCATTCGTCTAAATTGACATCATAAGTAGCCCAATGCGCTTTGTTTTGATCAGCATCTAATATATAAACCAAGCTGTTTGGTTTGGCTTTACCATAAGTGTAGCCTGAACCTTGATGCGCTTTGATAAATAATCCTATTGACAATAAAAAGAAGACCAATGACCAAATTCCTTTTCGTGGAAACGAACCAAAAACAGGTAACAATAAGCCAAAAGTTAAAACAGTCAAAATGGAACTGCCAAATAGGATTTTCAATCCCAAACCAATGGGGAACATTTGGATAAACGGCATAATAATAACAATGGTCGGAATCGCTAACAAACAATTGATTAACCAATTAGACTTTTGTGTCAACACAAAAATGCCCAACATCAAAGCACTCGAAAGCACCGGAATAATCAAAAATCCGGCTCCGGGTAATTGTAATGCGATGCCGATATTGATTAGTAACCAAATAAATAACGGTGCAATCATTTGGTTCATTTCCGGATTGCGTTTGCCGTTATTTTGGTAAAACAAAAAGCAAATCGCCAAAGTCAAACTTACAAAAGCGTAAATATAATCGTGACCGTTATAGGTAAATCCGTGAAGAATGTCTTGGTATTCGGGATAAAAATTGAGTAATAATTTCCAACCAACATAAGTCAACAAACCGGCGGTAATTAAGGAAGCCAAGAGCGGAATAAAACCTTTGATGATTTCGTCCATGCGTAAAACGTGTTTGCCCATTCCGATAAATAGGAACAAGAATACTAAACCGAATCCGATAATGACCATCGGCAAAATCCAACCAAAAGGATAACTCAAGAAACCAAAAGGAACACTGAAATAAACTTTATCATCGGTAGCATTCAGGTTTTTCAAATCCGCATTCGCAAAATGGTTCAATAGCGGAAACAAATAAGTGCCTTGATGTGCCAAGGTTTTTGGGTCTAAATGTTCGAATTTGTCTTGGGAAGTATGATAGTCATAATGGCCATCAATAAAAGCAAAATTAAAGCCTTGAATTTTTCCTTCTTCTCTAAAAACCGTCAAATCAGTATCATTCGGCAACATTTTGTAAATGCTGTACATCAACGAATTAGAAACCGGATATTGTGCTTTTCCATCGCTGAAAGCTTCGACCATTTTGGCATTCCCTTCATTGGTTTCCATTAACATATAACTGGGTCCGGAACTTCCTCTCGCTTCAAAATTTAAGACCAAACCAACTGCTGGAGCCCATTGATGTTGTGTTACGAAAAGCGCAGCACCATTCAATCCCAATTCT includes:
- a CDS encoding M28 family peptidase, producing MKNNQPSLLSFLFLVAVITGVFYFMMPQNYDKTEAPLSEFSTTRALQTVKAMTLKPHYVGSKNHEVVAQYLQKELQNLGLETSLQEGFTMTEKGTLVKSKNILAKIKGTANSKSLLLLSHYDSAPHSFSHGASDDASGVATIIESVRAFLHNKTAHKNDIIILFSDAEELGLNGAALFVTQHQWAPAVGLVLNFEARGSSGPSYMLMETNEGNAKMVEAFSDGKAQYPVSNSLMYSIYKMLPNDTDLTVFREEGKIQGFNFAFIDGHYDYHTSQDKFEHLDPKTLAHQGTYLFPLLNHFANADLKNLNATDDKVYFSVPFGFLSYPFGWILPMVIIGFGLVFLFLFIGMGKHVLRMDEIIKGFIPLLASLITAGLLTYVGWKLLLNFYPEYQDILHGFTYNGHDYIYAFVSLTLAICFLFYQNNGKRNPEMNQMIAPLFIWLLINIGIALQLPGAGFLIIPVLSSALMLGIFVLTQKSNWLINCLLAIPTIVIIMPFIQMFPIGLGLKILFGSSILTVLTFGLLLPVFGSFPRKGIWSLVFFLLSIGLFIKAHQGSGYTYGKAKPNSLVYILDADQNKAHWATYDVNLDEWTKSYLGENPKSGAILNTNKLYSKYGSQYTFMATAPVKNIAKPTIEFLRDTLQGNQRLYRIKITPNRKVNRYDIFSNNNITINNFKANGVKSIDFSSNISSKSSGKLLSYYVVDNLPLELEFSIAANQKLDLNLVESSFDLMNNPLFTITKRKDWMMPTPFVLNDAIIIRQKVKASTVLEDNPKPYPIGRTTQRDSLTVAVDSLR
- a CDS encoding SCO family protein, producing MLAFLKKYRIFIGTFVIFSIITVSLFYNVLKPSKTLPIYNPADVNPELVDSTVQFVEKYHKISDFSFTNQNGKIITPKDYEGKIYVADFFFTTCGSICPVMSKNMVDVQKAFLNNPKVMLLSHSVTPEIDSVPVLKKYAIKHGVVDSKWNLVTGDKKEIYSMARKSYLAVKLGKPDELYDMVHTENFVLVDAERRVRGFYDGTKKEDIQKLIEDINWLLEDDKN
- a CDS encoding M13 family metallopeptidase — encoded protein: MKKKTISKALLATVLLAGVLQINAQEKKPGIDLSLMDKSVRPNDDFFNFVNGTWVKNTEIPADRVRWGSFDELRQKTDTDALAILEEASKNPAYKSNTDQGKAINLYKSIMDTVARNKAGIAPLKPYLAKINAVKNIADLQKLMVEMAPEGGIGFFGVGVGTDAKNSNRNVVNVGPGSLGLPDRDYYVSEEADSKEKRAKYVAHVTRMLQLIGDKPDVAKKNAEKILALETAMSKPRLDRVERRDRRKTYNPMTVTDLQKLTPSINWDGYVTGIGLPKVDSVIVAQPRYMEALQGIFTENKVEDWKAYMRWTLLNDAASKLSTTIEKANWDFYSKTLSGAVKQRPLNERALQVINGATGEALGKLYVEKMFPAEAKIKAEKMIKNVIRAYEIRINNLTWMSPKTKLSAIEKLNKMTIKIGYPDKWKDYSALTVKSVAEGGTYFDNAMSISNWNFKRNIDKLGKPVDKTEWGMSPQTVNAYFNPSNNEIVFPAAILQPPFYDYKADEAVNYGGIGAVIGHEISHGFDDSGSRYNADGNLVNWWTDEDLKQFTALGNALADQYSALEPLPGIKVDGKFTLGENIGDLGGINAAYDGLQLYLKENGNPGLIDGYTPEQRLFISWATIWRSKMRDEAIKNQVKTDPHSPGMYRAYVPLLNLETFYKAFDIKPGDGMYVEPDKRVKIW
- a CDS encoding SDR family oxidoreductase, with the protein product MKKISILGCGWLGLPLAKSLLSKGFSVKGSTTSLEKMSTLKNTGIDAFQIALSENEISGKIDSFLSNSEILIIDIPPKLRGNTAENFVAKMERLIPFIEKNSVQKVIFVSSTSVYSDDNSTITEETKPQPDSESGKQLLEAENLLQSNPNFKTTVIRFGGLIGKDRHPIRLLAGRQNLKNPDAPINLIHQVDCIGIIENIIEQNCFGETFNAVGPFHPTRKEYYTKKALGLNLPLPLFDESNPSVGKTILSDKIEVILGYEFQNQNLSI